Proteins from a single region of Bombus vancouverensis nearcticus chromosome 5, iyBomVanc1_principal, whole genome shotgun sequence:
- the Pdss2 gene encoding decaprenyl diphosphate synthase subunit 2, translating into MSTNKITFNLLRNRNITRGILCSDHNVNCERQRNMHISTQNRFHLHQSNQVEAKLTGSQKPDWNRAVSEAEKIVGYPTSFLSLRWLLSDEIANVALHLRKLVGSNHPLLKTAKSVIYNGRNNMQAWGLIVLLISKAAGHLGVDDMEEDKAAGVLHSQRALAEVTEMIRTSHLVHKGLVNIESDVYLETSELNDMNFGNKIALLSGDYLLANSCAELANLRNQDIVELMSSAVRDLAEAEFVGRRDNQNNPLPSIPPEDRKDYAVKEWTLRNVLSAGALLGKSCKGALKLAGHNNEIQEQGYNFGKHLALAWQACLDLGPFITKDQNVTFNLCSAPIMFHIEHDPSILTEIDKGLESVNNVDYVKIHKIVMMGPGVELTKQLQKRHSQRAMEVLSVFEKNDARTALYNIIAAMGDF; encoded by the exons ATGTCTACGAacaaaattacatttaatttattgaGAAACAGAAATATAACCAGAGGAATCTTATGCAGTGATCATAATGTGAATTGTGAAAGACAAAGAAATATGCACATTTCTACACAAAACAGATTCCATTTACATCAATCCAACCAGGTTGAAGCAAAGCTTACAGGAAGTCAAAAGCCAGATTGGAACAGAGCTGTTTCAGAAGCAGAGAAAATTGTTGGATATCCAACATCATTTCTAAGTTTACGGTGGCTCTTAAGCGATGAAATAGCAAATGTAGCTTTGCACTTGAGAAAACTAGTAGGATCCAATCATCCTTTGTTAAAAACAGCCAA aaGTGTTATTTATAATGGACGTAACAACATGCAAGCATGGGGTCTTATTGTATTGTTAATTTCAAAAGCTGCTGGTCATTTAGGCGTAGATGATATGGAGGAAGACAAAGCTGCAGGTGTATTACACAG TCAAAGAGCTTTAGCAGAAGTAACTGAAATGATACGTACTAGTCATCTTGTTCACAAAGGTTTAGTAAATATAGAATCTGATGTTTATCTAGAAACATCAGAATTGAATGATATGAATTTTGGTAATAAAATTGCACTACTAAGTGGGGATTATTTATTAGCAAATTCTTGTGCTGAATTAGCAAATCTTCGCAATCAAGAT ATTGTTGAATTAATGTCAAGTGCTGTGAGAGACTTAGCAGAGGCAGAATTTGTAGGACGTAGAGATAACCAAAATAATCCTTTACCTTCTATACCACCTGAAGATCGTAAGGATTATGCAGTAAAGGAATGGACTCTTAGAAATGTTTTAAGTGCTGGTGCCTTATTAGGAAAATCTTGTAAAGGTGCATTAAAATTAGCAGGACACAACAATGAAATACAGGAACAAGGTTACAATTTTGGAAAACACTTAGCGTTGGCTTGGCAAGCTTGCTTAGATTTAGGTCCATTTATTACAAAAGATCAAAATGTAACATTCAATCTATGTTCTGCACCAATTATGTTTCATATTGAACATGACCCATCAATTTTGACAGAAATTGATAAAGGTTTGGAATCTGTAAATAATGTAGACTATGTTAAG ATTCATAAAATTGTTATGATGGGACCTGGAGTAGAATTAACAAAACAATTACAGAAAAGACATTCACAAAGGGCAATGGAAGTTTTAAGTGTATTTGAAAAGAATGATGCAAGAACagcattatataatattattgcaGCTATGGGGGATTTCTGA
- the Bet3 gene encoding blocked early in transport 3, translated as MSRAGTKLDSKKVNSELFTLTYGALVAQLLKDYENVEDVNKQLERMGYNMGIRLIEDFLARTGSGRCYDFRDTAEKIQTGFKIFLGITPTITNWSAAGDEFSLCFEANPLTEFVELPDHCLNLKYCNVLIGVLRGACEMVQMEIACWFVQDQLKNDNVTELRVKFIKRLEDAIPAGED; from the exons ATGTCACGAGCAGGCACAAAACTTGACTCAAAAAAAGTT AATTCTGAATTGTTTACATTGACATATGGAGCATTGGTAGCTCAATTACTAAAGGATTATGAAAATGTAGAAGATGTAAACAAACAGCTGGAAAGAATGGGTTACAATATGGGAATTCGTTTAATAGAAGATTTCTTAGCTCGAACTGGATCTGGTCGGTGTTATGACTTTCGAGATACAGCTGAGAAAATACAAACTgggtttaaaatatttttgggaATAACGCCGACAATCACAAATTGGAGCGCTGCTGGTGATGAATTTTCTTTATGTTTTGAAGCAAACCCATTAACAGAATTTGTTGAATTACCAGATCattgtttaaatttaaaatattgtaatgtATTAATTGGAGTATTAAGGGGAGCTTGTGAAATGGTACAAATGGAGATTGCCTGTTGGTTTGTACAAGATCAACTAAAAAATGATAATGTAACTGAATTAcgcgttaaatttattaaaagattaGAAGATGCTATTCCAGCAGGTGAAGATTAA
- the LOC143302411 gene encoding E3 ubiquitin-protein ligase RNF180-like encodes MEVKCKRCRKNLSNNESVLLFTSHNEIKKNSMDVGCEANDSESCSYISMEKLPKWIEHAINQESWTKGRLHCPNCNNRIGTFNFINELKCNCNTFITLPVKITNSKVDILFHLK; translated from the exons ATGGAAGTGAAGTGCAAACGTTGTAGAAAAAATCTTTCTAATAATGAAtctgttttattatttacttcCCATAATGAAATCAAGAAAAATTCTATGGATGTTGGATGTGAAGCAAATGATTCTGAATCTTGTTCATATATCTCAATGGAAAAGCTGCCTAAATGGATTGAACATGCTATAAATCAA GAATCTTGGACGAAAGGTAGACTTCATTGTCCAAATTGTAATAATCGTATAGGTACATTTAACTTCATAAATGAGTTAAAATGTAACTGCAATACATTTATTACACTACCAGTCAAAATAACTAATAGCAAAGTAGATATTTTGTTTCACCTTAAATAA
- the red gene encoding lysM peptidoglycan-binding domain-containing protein red — protein sequence MERNGAREMEERMCIRDTGKTLKKYGSTAKHITRNENLLKHTVSTTDTLQGIALKYGVTTEQIRRANRLWASDSLFLREHLFIPVNPESPLSLDNTDEIEHNIVQNVSSPSSITLSMDDDSSVNDFLAKMDSSIASAKRDVKRTQGNSEFCTEDSDIYVQSHRASSKLRNSLPITSNTHTIPPASESLRPSSSSDMHNFPTAVVMTQGRKVKTSLQRLQQQQDEIFQL from the exons atggagCGAAATGGGGCGAGGGAAATGGAAGAACGAATGTGCATAAGAGATACTGGGAAGACATTGAAAAAATATGGTAGTACAGCTAAACATATTAcacgaaatgaaaatttattaaaacataCTGTATCAACAACTGATACCCTTCAAGGAATTGCTTTAAAATATGGAGTTACA acTGAACAGATAAGAAGAGCTAACAGATTATGGGCTTCTGATAGTTTATTTTTACGGGAACATTTGTTTATTCCTGTCAATCCAGAAAGCCCATTGTCATTGGACAATACTGACGAAATTGAACACAATATAGTTCAAAAT gttTCTAGTCCATCTTCAATAACATTATCTATGGATGATGATAGTTCAGTTAATGACTTTTTAGCTAAAATGGATTCTTCTATAGCCAGTGCTAAAAGAGATGTTAAACGTACTCAGGGGAACAGTGA attttgcaCTGAGGATAGTGATATCTATGTACAATCACATAGAGCATCTTCTAAATTACGTAACTCGCTTCCTATAACTTCAAATACACATACAATACCACCTGCTTCAGAATCATTAAGACCATCATCTTCTAGTGATATGCATAATTTTCCAACTGCTGTAGTTATGACTCAGGGCAGGAAAGTAAAAACATCATTACAAAGACTTCAGCAGCAACAAGATGAAATATTCCAGTTGTAG